The proteins below come from a single Candidatus Bathyarchaeota archaeon genomic window:
- a CDS encoding VWA domain-containing protein, with product MDVSGSMSSSSGTGTQTKIDAAKEAALNFVQDAQVGTKPNIQVALISFSDNVYINCPLTSDAAKLNTAINQLSYIGGTALGDGLQEAVDQIKNSKDSGTAYFIVSMTDGCTNSDRRSTPVDAADDAANNGITVYSVAFGADADIITCQQIAIRGNPSDPDAVANFYFFAASGSQLVQNFKQIATSVISPTLHYGSRILMMIAIPLILFLPELEKGATILTRAVQTTILKRPPTVQGIRCPNCEHMNRADAKFCGSCRSPLYLSHATCPRCGEPVRPGAKFCGKCRLRLETEED from the coding sequence TTGGATGTTTCTGGAAGCATGTCAAGTTCTTCAGGAACGGGGACTCAAACAAAAATTGATGCAGCAAAAGAAGCCGCATTAAACTTTGTGCAGGATGCTCAGGTGGGAACCAAACCTAACATACAAGTAGCTTTAATCTCATTTTCCGATAATGTGTATATTAATTGTCCCTTAACATCAGATGCCGCCAAATTAAATACTGCAATTAATCAACTCAGCTATATAGGTGGGACCGCGCTTGGGGATGGCTTGCAGGAAGCTGTGGATCAAATTAAAAATTCGAAAGACTCAGGCACTGCTTATTTTATTGTTTCAATGACCGACGGCTGCACTAACTCCGATAGAAGGTCCACGCCAGTAGATGCAGCAGATGATGCCGCAAACAACGGTATTACTGTTTATTCTGTAGCGTTTGGAGCTGATGCGGACATAATCACTTGCCAGCAAATTGCTATCCGCGGAAACCCCAGTGATCCAGACGCGGTTGCAAACTTTTATTTCTTTGCTGCTTCGGGGTCGCAGCTTGTTCAAAACTTCAAGCAGATAGCAACATCAGTGATTTCGCCCACTTTACATTATGGTTCACGTATACTGATGATGATAGCGATTCCTTTGATTTTGTTCCTTCCTGAACTTGAAAAAGGCGCAACCATCCTTACACGTGCAGTCCAAACGACAATCCTCAAAAGACCACCTACCGTGCAAGGAATAAGATGCCCCAACTGTGAACACATGAACAGGGCAGATGCAAAATTCTGCGGATCATGTCGTTCGCCGCTGTACCTTTCACATGCAACTTGTCCAAGATGCGGTGAACCTGTTAGACCCGGGGCAAAGTTTTGTGGGAAATGCAG